One window from the genome of Hemitrygon akajei chromosome 4, sHemAka1.3, whole genome shotgun sequence encodes:
- the exosc9 gene encoding exosome complex component RRP45 isoform X3, with product MASPAFEAGRQSELLVKLNRLLERCLRNSKCIDTESLCVVAGAKVWQIRVDLHLLNHDGNIMDAASIAAIVALSHFKRPDVSIQGEEVTVYSPEERDLIPLSIHHMPIAVSFAFFQQGSYLLVDPIEHEERVMDGLLVIAMNKHRELCTIQSSGGIMLLKDQVLRCTKIAGVKVAEITELIQKAIENDKNVRKQGGKFGFAESVPNKRITTFKFEEVAVHTEGVEEQAEEIVSKAETSPPVIPKPIVRAPGTGQIGEGIQNEWMINDLDEEDEEDEEDIVPELDTQSMSHEAKVVQLSDSEEEEMIILEPEGHQKERKVKSEETQQNTSKISQKKNKKTQKRKRSLL from the exons ACAATCAGAGTTGCTAGTTAAACTGAACCGGCTGCTGGAAAGGTGTCTGAGGAATTCCAAGTGTATAGACACAGAATCCCTTTGTGTTGTAGCAGGTGCAAAG GTGTGGCAGATTCGTGTAGATTTGCACTTGTTAAATCACGATGGCAACATTATGGATGCTGCAAGCATTGCAGCCATTGTGGCATTGTCTCATTTTAAAAGACCTGATGTATCAATCCAAGGGGAAGAAGTCACTGTA TATTCTCCAGAGGAGCGTGATCTAATCCCGCTGAGCATCCATCATATGCCCATTGCAGTTAGCTTTGCATTCTTTCAGCAGGG AAGCTACCTTTTAGTAGATCCAATTGAACATGAAGAACGGGTCATGGATGGACTCTTGGTGATTGCCATGAACAAACACCGTGAGCTGTGTACCATTCAGTCCAGTGGTGGAATTATGCTTCTAAAAGATCAG GTTCTTCGTTGTACTAAAATAGCTGGAGTGAAGGTGGCAGAGATCACAGAACTAATCCAGAAAGCTATTGAAAATGATAAAAATGTCAG AAAGCAGGGTGGGAAGTTTGGATTTGCAGAATCTGTACCAAACAAGAGAATTACTACTTTTAAATTTGAAGAAGTTGCTGTACATACAGAAGGTGTAGAAGAacaagctgaagaaattgtgtcaAAGGCTGAAACATCACCACCAGT CATTCCAAAACCAATAGTGCGTGCTCCTGGGACAGGTCAAATTGGGGAGGGAATTCAAAATGAATGGatgatcaatgatctggatgaagaggATGAAGAAGATGAAGAAGATATTGTTCCTGAACTAGATACCCAGAGTATGAGTCATGAAG CTAAAGTTGTCCAACTGTCAGACAGTGAAGAGGAAGAGATGATAATATTGGAACCAGAAGGACATCAAAAGGAAAGAAA GGTAAAATCTGAAGAAACACAGCAAAATACAAGCAAAATATCTCAAAAAAAGAAcaagaaaacacagaaaagaaaaagatcACTACTGTGA